The Lycium barbarum isolate Lr01 chromosome 12, ASM1917538v2, whole genome shotgun sequence genome includes a region encoding these proteins:
- the LOC132621137 gene encoding GDSL esterase/lipase At5g45920 isoform X2 — protein sequence MRPKIYLFGDSITEMSFDDGGWGASLVKHFNRTVDVVLRGYSGYNTRWALKVIEKVFPETEESPLAVTVFFGANDACLVNRCSAFQHVPIDEYKQNLHSIVSFLKGRWPTTQIILISPPPIDEPARLLYPFTENKLRLPERTNEAAGNYAKACLAVAAECGVVAVDLWTRMQQIPGWQTACLS from the exons atgagACCAAAGATTTATCTGTTTGGAGATTCCATCACTGAAATGTCCTTTGATGATGGTGGCTGGGGTGCTTCTCTTGTCAAGCACTTCAACCGCACG GTGGATGTTGTGCTAAGAGGGTATAGTGGATATAACACAAGATGGGCATTAAAGGTAATAGAGAAAGTTTTCCCGGAGACTGAGGAATCTCCATTGGCTGTGACAGTGTTCTTTGGAGCAAATGATGCGTGTCTTGTTAATAGATGCTCTGCTTTTCAACACGTCCCTATTGATGAATACAAGCAGAATCTTCACTCCATTGTCTCCTTTCTCAAG GGGCGTTGGCCGACTACTCAAATTATCCTCATCTCACCTCCTCCAATTGATGAacctgcgcgactcct ATATCCTTTTACCGAGAACAAATTGCGACTGCCTGAGAGGACAAATGAAGCTGCTGGAAACTATGCTAAAGCATGTCTAGCTGTTGCAGCTGAATGTGGGGTTGTAGCTGTGGATCTGTGGACCAGAATGCAGCAAATTCCTGGCTGGCAAACAGCTTGTTTAAG